Genomic DNA from Candidatus Koribacter versatilis Ellin345:
CGCACCGAAATGCGGGCCGCTTGATGGTAAGCAAGGTTAGGTTTACGGCAAGGTTCCGGCCATGAAAATGGTTCCGTTATCGCGTCCGCGAGGACGGACGAGGAAGACGACGTCAGCACCGCTCTTGAGGCTGCCCTGAATGCGGCGGAAATCGTCTTCGTTGGTGACGGGCTGTTTGTTGATCTCGAGGATCACGTCGCCGCGGCCAAGGCCGACAGACTCCGCAAAGCTGTCCTGCTTCACGTTGCTGACCACAACGCCCTTGGTGTTGGGCAGCTTCAACTGCTGCGCCATCTCAGGCGTAATGTTCTGCACGGTCGCACCGAACTTGCTGGGCTGGGGCTGGCCTTCGCCGCCTTCACCCTGCTCTTCGCCACCGCCGCCAAGACGCGCGGCGTAGAGCTTGGAGCGATCCGCGATCGTGACGCTTGCAGACTGTTCCTTGCCGTTGCGAACGAAGCCGACCTTCGCGGTCGAGCCCGGCTTGCGCGCAGAGATGTCAGCGACGAGTTCATCGCCATTCTTTACGGGCTTGCCATCCACAGAAACGATGGTGTCGCCCGTCTGGATGCCGGCCTTTTGTGCCGGTCCATTGGGAGTGACGTTGGCTACCGTAACGCCCGTGGTGACGCCGTAAACACGCGCTACCGCGGGATTCGCTACCGCGTTGAATTCCACGCCGATGGAGCCGCGCGAGACCTTGTGATCGGGCGCGATGAGCTGGTTATAAACCTGTATGACCGTGTTGGAGGGTAGCGCAAAGCCAACACCCTGGTAGCCGCCGCCGGTGGTGAAGATCGCGGTGTTGATGCCGATGACCTCACCGGCCATGTCCACGAGCGGACCGCCGGAGTTGCCGGGGTTGATGGCGGCGTCGGTCTGGATGAACTGCTGGAACTGGCGCTGCGGGACGATGTTGCGGCCCTTGGCGGAGACGATTCCGGCAGTCATGGTCGAGTTAAGACCGAAGGGGCTGCCGAGGGCAAGAACCCAGTCACCGACCTGTACGCCCTCGGAGTTGCCGAGCTTCGCGTAAGGAAGATCGTGCTTCACGTTGATCTTGATGACGGCGAGATCGGTTTCCTTGTCCACGCCGATGACCGTAGCGTCGTAGCTGACGGTCTCAGGGTCGCCCATGAGGTTGACCTTGATCTTGTCGGCTTTATCAACCACGTGATCGTTGGTGATGATGTAGCCCTTCGGGTCAATGATGATGCCGGAGCCAAGGGCGCGCTGACGGAGGTCCTGCTGGGGCATTTGCCCGCCGCCACCCTGGCCACCGAAGAAGCGATCGAAGAAGTCCTGGAAGGGGCTGTCCTGCCCGCCGCCCGGGCCTTGGTCCTGATCGTCCTGATTATCCTCGTCGTCATCGGGAGGCGTTTGCTGGCCGCGTCGTCCCTTGATGGAAGGGTGCTTCATGGTGGACTCGGTGTTGATGTTGACCACCGCCGGTTCGAGCTGTTTCGCAATCTGCGCGAACTGGTTGGAAAGCTGCTTGGGCTCAGGGATCTGCAGCGGAGTTGCGTCCGAGCTGCTGACCTGTTTTTCGTTGCCCTTCACAGTCGAAGAGATCACGGTTCCGATCAGAATGCCGAGCGAGAGAGTGGCCAGGATCACAAGAACAGAAGCGAACCGATTGGCTCTCAGGCGCTGCCAGGAACCGCTGGTGGGCGGTGTCATAAGTCGTCCTCCGGCAAATAATGCCAAACGAAAATTATACCTATTGCGAAGAAGTTCGCCCCAGAGCACGAAGGCGCAGGGGACGAGCACCGCTGTTGCACAGACTCGCGTTGTTGTCGTTCATCGGAAAGACGCTGCGAAATTGGGAAGCGGGAACTCTGTACAAAGCGGCTGCTCTTAATCCTTTAGTTAGACGCACTCCCTGGCGGTTTGGTAACAGAAAGTTGGGGATGCGAGGTACGGGTGACCATTCTTTACCCTATGAGACCCTGATCTCCTCCGAGGGGTGGTCTTGGCTGCCCAACAATTCCGAGAGAACCACGCCAACGAGGATCAACACAGCCCCAAGCGAGGAGCGAGAGTTGAGGCGTTCGTGGAGGATGACGAACGAAGTGGCCCAAGCAAAAACCGGCTCCAAGAGAAAAATTAACGCGGTATTCGTCGCCGGCATGAACTGCTGCGCCCAGGCTTGCACCGTGAATGCTGCCGCGGTGCCGAGAAGGCCAGTGACAAGGATCGCCCAGATGACGGTGGAACTCCATGTCACGTGGGCGTGTTCGGCGATGGGAACCGTCGCAAACATCAGGACGGCGGCACCGGCGACTTGCAGGAAGGCGATCGGTTCGAAGCCGTGACGTTCGCTAGCGCGTCCGACGAGGATGATTTGAAATGCGAAACAGACGGCGCAACCCATGCTGAGCAGATCGCCGAGATTCATTTCAGTTAAAGAGAAGCCACGGCTCGTGCCGGCTGGAACGGTGAGGAGGAAGAGACCGACGCAGGCGATCAGGACGCCGAAAATGGTCCACTTGCTGACGTGTTTGCGCCATCCGAAGTGGAGGATCAGCGGCACGAGGACGACGGACATGCCAGTGAGAAGCGCGGACTTCGAGGGCGTGGTCAACTTTAAGCCAGAGGTCTGGAATTCATAGCCGAAGTACATCATGAGCGCGACGAGCATACCGTCGATGAACTCGGCGCGATTCATCTTGCGCAAAGCTTTCCAGTAGACGAGGCCGAGGGCGAGGCCGGCGAGCGTCATGCGGACTGCGTTGAAGAGCAGCGGTGTGACGTCGGCGAGCGCGGCCTTGATCAGAACGAAGGTCGAGCCCCAAACGAAGGTGACGGCGATCAGAAGGATGTGGGCTTTGAGGGAGCGCGACAATTCGAACTAGTCCTTGACGATAGTTTCCTGAGAGGCGATCAGAACCCAGCTATTGTCGCGGCTCTGCCATAGATCTGTCACGCGAGTTCGCAGGACCGTAATGAGGGCAGATTTCCGGAGCTATCCCTTTTGTCGTCGAGATAGAAAGAGCCAGTAAGCGATCACGGTGAACGCGACCGCGTAGATCCCCGACACCCAGAGAGGATCGAGTGCGGGAGGAACACTGCGTTTTCTTGCGTCGTGCTCGAGGTACACGAGAATGGTGAGGGAATGGGGAATGAGGAACACCCAACGCGAAGACAGTGCCGCCAATGCCGCGACCCAGGCCATGAATCCGACGCCGACCGAGACGAGAAAGTTCTTGAACCGCAGGCTAAGGAGATACTGAACCGCCACGATGGGAAGACAAGCGAGGAAATATCGCAGTGTGCCAGCGGCGAAAGTAGTTGCGGGAAGGCGCGATTGCGGAAGCGGAACTCCGGGCAACAACAGACAAGGGCCGACTCCGGAGACGTAGATCCCAAGGTCGAAGAGTACGAGGAACTCCAGCACGAGGAGAACGATCACGGCCAACTTGGAGGAGAAGATCGTCAGCGGATGAAGCGGGAGCGTGAGTACCTGTTTCCATGAGTTGTTGCGGAATTCAATCTGGGTGACGAGAGCCGTGATGAGGATCGCAGCCATGGGCAGAAAGAACACTGCCATGGATTCCCAGGAACTCGCCCAGAGTGACTCCCAGAAGCCGGCGGCGGCGCTGAGCTTGAGTAATTGTTGTCGATGAAACAGCCGTGAGGCGAAGACAATCGCTGGCGTGAAGAGAGCGCCGATCACGATCAACACAGAGCTGAGGCTACGTTTGCGCTTGAGCCATTCGCAGGAAAACGAAATGAAGAAGTCGGCGGCCATCATGAGTGGGACACCATTTCCATGAAGATGTTTTCGAGATCGTCGCCGGAGGGAGTGAGGCCGTAAACGTCGATCCCCTGCTGCACGAGCAGACGATTGATGCGCGCCAGATTCTCGGGCGAAACCGACGGCACGCAAATGCGACCGTCGGCGAAGTGGGCGTCGGGATGATGCGGATGAATCACCTTCAACGCCTGGAGATTGTCGCTTGTGCAAACGGTGGCGGTGCCAGTTGCGAGGGCAGTCTCGCGGAGCTCCGCCAAAGTTCCCTGGAACATCAGTCGGCCGCGATGAATGACACCGACGTGGGTAGCGATCTTCTCGATCTCGCCGAGCAGATGACTTGAGATGAGGATGGTGACGCCGTCTTCGCGGTTGAGTTTCTTGAGCAACTCGCGGATTTCAATAATGCCGCTGGGGTCGAGGCCATTCGTGGGTTCGTCGAGGATGAGAAGGGAAGGGCGATGAAGAAGCGCGATGGCGATGCTGAGCCGCTGCTTCATGCCGAGAGAATATTGCCCAGCTTTCTTGTGACGCGCGGAGAAGAGCCCGAGGGGGGAGAGCACTTCATCGATACGTGTTGCGGGAGCGCGGTGAATTCGCTGCATGATTTGCAGGTTCTCGACCGCGGTGAGGTGCTCATACAGAGACGGCGTCTCGATCAATGAGCCAACGTGCTTGAGGACCTCGATGCGATGAGAATCCAAGTCTCTCTGCAAGATTGAGATCGTGCCCTGCTGTTTTTGGAGCAGTCCAAGGACGAGACGGAGCGTCGTGGTTTTACCGGCGCCGTTTGGTCCTAGAAATCCGTAGATGCTGCCCTCTGCGACCTTGAGATTGACGTCGGTGAGAACAGGAGCCTCATGTCCGGCATAACGGTGGGTGAGGTCTTGGGTCGAGAGGCAAAGGGTTGGCGTTACGTCAGCAGGCATTGGAAAGATGTTTCAAACTTGAGGCTAGAGTTAAAATATCTAGACATAAAATTTAAGTAAAGCTTAAAATTCGGGAACAATGGGGGATATCCGAAAAAGCAGCGAGCGGCTACGGAGATTGGTGACTGTCCTCTTCGTAGGGCTGGCGAGCCTAATTGTTTTGGAACGATTTGGGTGGGTCGCCGTGCCGATTGTGAGGCACACCCTCAGCCGCAGTGCTTGGGTACATTTGGCAGACGAGGTGGTTGGGGCGTGCCCGGAAGTACTTTTCCTGCTCTCGTTGTGGGGGGTCCGTGCGGCGCTGCAGCGGCTTGCACAGGGAGACCTTTACGGCGCCGTCATGGTGCGGATGCTAAAGCGCGTGGGTGCGATGGTGGCAGCCGGATCGTTCCTGAAGGTGTTTGTGGAACCGGCAGCGCATCGGTGGCTTGGGTACGCTCCGGGATACTGGATCGCCTATGACGTCTCAGGAGTGGTGCTCGGCGTGGTGGGACTGGCGCTGATTATCGTAGCGAGAGTGCTTGAGAATGCCGCAGAGTTGAAAGCGGAGTTGGACGGGATTTTCTAATGCCGATCCGCACGACCCTCGACGAGATATTGGCAAAGAAAAACATGACTGCCCGAAGCCTGGCGGAGGCAATCGGAGTCAGTGAAACGCATCTGTCGTTGTTCCGGTCGGGGAAGGTGCGCGGGATCCGGTTCTCGACCCTGGCAAAAATGTGCAAGGTGCTGAATTGCCAGCCAGGAGATCTCGTTGCTTACGTGGAAGGCGATGACGTGGAAGATCTATCTGGCGAGCTTTGATGTGCGATACGCACTCGCGTCGCGAGCCAACAGAAAAGCGAAACTCGGGCTGTCAGTCCGGGGGTTAATGTTGCCAGTAGGTAGCAGCCTGCGAAACGTCTTTATTTTAACGCCTATAGTGGGACACTTCCCATCGCGGGACGACGTTGCTTATTCCACTTCGTACACCGTTTTTCCGCCAACCACAGTGCGCAGAACTTGCGTGCCGAGGATGTCGTGCGGGCGGATGTCGGTGATGTCGCGATCGAGGACGACGAAGTCGGCGTACATGCCGGGGGCGATCCTGCCTTTTAGGCTTTCTTCGAATTGCGCGTAGGCAGCGCCTTCGGTGTAGGCGGCGATGGCTTCATCGATGGTGATCTTCTGGACCGGGAAGAACTCGCGGTTCATGGCTTCGTTCTGGCGGGTGACGGCGGCGTAAAGGCCGCGGAACGGCGTGATTGGTTCGACGGGGTAGTCGGTGCCGAAGGCAAGGGGGACGCCGGCGTCGAGGAAATCGCGCCACGCATAGGAGTAGCGAGCACGCGCGGTGCCTAGGCGGTCAAGCGCCCAATTCATATCAGTGAGTAGGTGGTTGGGCTGCATGGAGGCGATGACGCCGAGTTCCTTGTAACGCTGGAACTGGTCGGACGAGAGCACCTGCGAATGCTCGATGCGGAAGCGCAGATCGTGGAGATCGCGGCCGTTCTGGTTGTGGTCACGAAGGTAGCGCTGGGCTTCGGCGAAGGCGTCGAGGGCCATCTGCACACCCTCGTCACCGATGGCGTGGAAGCCGAGTTGGTAGCCGGCGGCAATGCGTTCATCCGCGAGTTTGTTCAGGGTCTCCTGATCGAACTGTGGCAGACCCTTGTTGGTTGGGTCGTCTTCGTAGGGACGCTGCAAAGCTGCGGTGCGCGAGCCGAGCGAGCCATCCATGAAGCCCTTGAGCATGGTGGTATGCAGCATGGGATCGCTGCCGGGATGATGCGAGCGGTGTTGGTCGAGCGTGTTCAGCTCTGCGGTGAAGGGGAGCCATTCGGCGATGCGTGCCGTGAGCTTGCCTTCGCTCTCGAGTTCTTCGTAAACGAGGAAGTCTTCCCACGGCGAGTTATCTTGCAGCGAGGTGATGCCGTGTTGGGCGGCGTCTTCGAGCGCGAGTTCGATGCCCTTGCGACGCTGCGTCGGCGTAGGTGGCGGGATGATGCTGCTAATCAGGCCCTTTGCGCCTTCGCGGAAGATTCCGGTTGGTTCGCCTTTTGCGTCATGATCGATGGCGCCGCCGGCGGGAGCGGTAGTGCTCTTGTCAACTTTTGCGGCGGTGATTGCGGCGGAGTTGGCGACGGCGATGTGACCGTCGGCACGATCGAAGAAGGCAGGATGTCCAGCGGTGACGGCGTCGAGATCCTTGCGGGTGGGCAGTTTGTTTTCCGTCCACTTGGTCTGGTCCCAACCGCCGCCGAGAATCCACTCGCCGGGGGCGGCGGACTTCACGCGTTCGGCGATGCGCTGCTTCATCTCGTCGAGAGATTTAGTGCCGGCGAGTTCAACGTTGAGCATTTCGCGGCCGCCGTCGCCGAGATGGACGTGAGCGTCGTTGAAGCCGGGCATGACGAACTGGCCTTTGAGGTCGACCAGGGTGGTCTTTTTGCCCTTGTAGATCCAGATTTCTTTGTCGGTGCCGATGGCGAGGAACTTGCCGTCTTTCACCGCGAAGGCACGGGGACGCGGTGCGGGCGATGATGGCTTTGCGGTGTTCTCGTCGTGAGTAGATTGAGTTTCCGCGGCCGCTTTCGAGGGAGCGACGTAAACGTTCGCGTTGTAATAGATCGCGTCCGCTTCTTGCGGGGCAGATTTATTTTCCTTCTTATCGGCAGCCATGAGAGCAGTCGCGGTGAGGAGCACCGCCAGGAGTTCACGTTTCATGAGGGTCTGTTTTTACTCGTCGATGCCGGTGAGAGCCAGCGTCAGAAGCAGGATACGCTTCAAGCCTACTTCGCGTCCGTAGGGATCGAACCACTCGTGAAGAGTGTGGGCGCCGGCTCCGGTTCCACCTGCGCCGAGTGCGATCGCCTCGCGTCCTTGTGAGAGCGGGATGTTGGCGTCCGTGGAGGCGCGCTGGATGCGTGAGGTAATGCTGAGATGCGCGTCTACGGCGCGGACCATGGCCAGCATGGGCGAATCGCTTTTGAGTTCGCCGGCAGGACGATCACCGATGGTGCGGATTTCGATTTCCACGTCGCGGGTCTTTGCGGAGTCCGCGGCGCGGCGCAGAGCTTCTTCCAATCTTTCGATTTCGGCGACTGCTACCGACCGCAAGTCCACGCGCATGCAGGCCATCTCCGGGATGGAGTTGACGGAAGTGCCGCCCTGGATCACGCCGATGTTGTAGGTAGTTTTCGGTTTCGAGGGAAGGGAAGTGGCACTGAATTCCTGGATGATCTTGGAAAGTATGACGATCGGGTTGGGTGCTCCGAAATCGCTCCAGGAATGGCCGCCAGGGCCATTAACGCGGACTTCATAGCGACGACTGCCAAGACCTTCCGCGATGATCGAATCGGTTCCTGCACCGTCGAGGATGATGGAGAACTCGATAGCGTCCTTCCAGCGCGTGTCGTCGAAAATATGGCGGACGCCGCGGAGATTGCCTTCGCCTTCCTCCCCAACATTGCCGATAAAAAGGATTGGCGCTGAGGGGCGAATGCGGCCGTCTTTGATGGCGCCAGCGATGGCAAGCATGGCTACTACGCCGGCGGCGTTGTCCGAAATGCCGGGACCAACCATGCGGTCACGATCACGTTTGATATCGAGTTTGGTCTCGGCAGGGAAAACGGTGTCAAGGTGCGCGCTGATCGAGACGTAGCCGGCAGAGGTGTTGGCGCCGGGCAGGATGGCAAGAACGTTACCGACGGCGTCGGTATGAATGTCTTTCAATCCCAGCTCGCGGAAGCGGAACTGTAGCCAGTCTGCACGGGCGGCCTCACCAAACGGAGGAGCGGGAATTTTTGCGAGCTCAATCTGGCGTTCCTGAAGCTGAAATTCCTTGCGGTGAAGCCAGTCGAAGGCGTCGTGCACCACCTGTAATTGGGCAAGGCGAACGACGCGCTGCTGGGCGGAACGCGCCCATTGGGTCTCGCTTAACCGACCGCGCTTGCTTGTGGCCTCTACCCGAAGTGGTTCGACTGCCGACATAAGCTCCGATAGTACAACAACCTAGGGACGCCCGGCGGGCGCGCAGGGTAATCAGAATTGACACGGTTTGTCGTGCAACAAACTTCGTGCAACTCTCTTCTAAGTTCCCGGTGACAGACTTATGAAACCGGACGACTACAGGACGATGGACAAAATGGGGAAAAAGAACAGCGTTTCCCAGGACCGGCAGGACTGGATTTCCAAGTACCTGGAGTTAGCTGACCGTATCATTCAAGTGCACATGCCGCAACTACCAAAGCCACGAAAACGTCGCGGAACTACAGCTTAGGCCTAGTCAAAATTTTAGTTGAGTTTAACGCACCCTTAATGCGCTTGGCAGGCGAGTGGCCGAACATCATATCGGCGAAGCCGTGGATCTGCTCCCGATACATCCCTTTATAGCCGTACCACCAGGGTTTTTTCATCACAACGCGATCTACGTCGACGTAGCGCACCCGCACCATTTCCTGCATTCCTAACAACCCGTGAGTGCGGCCGATACCGCTGGCTTTGAATCCGCCGTGCGGCGCTTCGCAGATTCCGAATCCGGAGATGGCATCGTTCACCATGACGGTGCCGGCTTCGATTTTCCCGGCAACGGCTTCGCCGCGAGAGCGACTATTCGTCCAGACACTGGCCGCGAGACCGAATTCCGATTCATTGGCCATCGAGATGGCTTGTTCGTCGGTGTCGAAGGGGATGACGGGAAGCAGCGGGCCGAATGTTTCTTCACGCATCAGCTTCATGTCTGGAGTGACGTTGGTGAGGACAGTGGGAGCGTAGAAGTTTGGGCCGAGTTGCGTAAGGCGTTCTCCACCCGTCAGGACCTTCGCACCTTTATCGAGGGCGTCGGCGACCTGACTCTCCACGATCCGCAACTGGCGAGTGTCGATCATTGGTCCGACGTCGGTGTCGCGATCGAAGCCGTCGCCGACCTTGAGCGCTTGGGCCTTCTTCACACACATGTTGACGAATTTTTCGAAGACCGAGCGCTGCACGTAGCAGCGTTCGACAGACAAGCAAGTCTGTCCGGCATTCATGAAGGCGCCCCAGACGGCGCCGCTGCTGGCAACGTCGAGGTCGGCATCGTCGAAGACGATGAAGGGATCTTTACCGCCAAGCTCGAGGACACACGGTAGAAGTTTTTGCGCAGCGGCAACGCTCACGCGACGGCCGGTGGCGACACTTCCGGTGAAGATAATTTTGTCGATCTTGGAGTCGATGAGCGCAGCACCGACTGGTCCTTCACCGAGGACAACCTGCATGATTTCTTTCGGAACGCCGGCTTCGTGGAGCAATGATTGCAACTTCAAAGCACATGCCGGTGTGAGTTCCGACGGCTTCAGAACCACGGCATTCCCAAGAACGAGCGCGGCGAGCGTTTCGGTGGAAGGAATAGAAAATGGATAGTTCCACGGGGAAATAATTCCAATCACGCCGTGCGGTTCGTGGTGGAGCGTTCCGCGCTTGGTCTTCATCGCGGGATTGGAGTGCGGAACAGGCTGGGGTTGCAAAATCTCGGCAGCGTGGCGGGCGACGAATTCGGCAGCATCCTGCACGACGAGTATCTCGGCGCCCATCGCTTCAGGAATCGGTTTGCCGGCTTCGCGCGTGATTAACTCCGCGACTTCGCCTGCCTGTTGATTCAGTAGCTTTCGGAAGCGCCGGATGATGGCGACGCGTTTCTGAACGCCGAGCGCGGCCCAGGCTGGCTGTGCGCGTCGTGCGATGTCAACGGCTTCGTGGACTTCGTCGACGCTGGTGCAGGAATAGGTGCCGACGGTTTCACCCGTGGCGGGATTGGTGCTGATTAATACCGGAGCAGCGATCTTGGTATCGGTAGCCATGGCGGCCTCCCGGCATCCGGGAACTCCAAATCCCTGTTGCCCTTTGCTGATCAGTTGGACGGCTTGTGTGTGCCGTCAGTATTCCACATTCACGAGATAAAGTCCGCTGGCGGGGGCTGCAGGGCCGGCAGCGCTGCGTGACTTTTCCCGCAAAATCTTAGCCATCGATTCCGCAGGATGCTGCCACTTGCCGAAATCCACGAACGTTCCCACAAGATTGCGGACCATGTGGTGAAGAAATCCGTTGCCACGCACTTCGAAGATAAGTTCGTGGCCTTCCGTGCGCCAGACAGCGTCGTAGATGGTGCGCACGTTGCTTGGCCCATCCTCGTCTTCGGCGTCGCGTATTCGCTGCGCCCGGTCAGGATCGCTTGCCGCAAAGGAGGTGAAGTCGTGTTCGCCTTGGATGAACGCGGTCGCACTCTGCATTACAGATTCGTCGAGCCGCCACGGGTAATGCCACACATAATGCGCCAGAAAGGGTGAGCAGATTGCGGCGCGGTAGATGCGGTAACGATAGGTTTTCCCTTTTGCGGAATGACGTGCGTGAAAGTCCGGCGCAGCTTCTCCGACGGTTAGTGCTCGGATCGATGGCGGAAGCTTGTCATTGAGCGCGATGTGCAGCCCATCCGCCGGGATTGGCGTTTGCAACGCGACGCTCGCTACCTGTCCCAGGGCGTGGACACCAGCGTCGGTGCGGCCTGAGCCTTGCGGTAACGTCTGCTCTCCTGTGATGCGCTCGATGGTTTCGGCGAGCGTGCCTTGAATGGTCGGTTTGCCGGGCTGGATTTGCCAGCCGTGAAACTCGTGGCCATCGTAGGCGAGCGTGATTTTGAAGTTCCGCGGCATGCCAAATTAGAGGAGTTGCGAGGCGCGAATTAACTGCTGTCACCGCCTTAGCAACTCCGTTCGTATAGTATTAACACTTGCGTTCCAGTGACTTAAAACCTTCTTCGCGGAAGCCCCAAAGTTAATTCTTGTGAAGAATTTTGAACCTTGGCATAGCCGCTCACGTATCTAAATGCGGAAGCCAGAACTGCACTTGTAAGTCTTTCATTTATTGGAGAAATGCGAATGTCCGTTTCGCGCACGGTTGTGATCACGGCCAGAACTGTTATTTTTTCCATGATGTTGGGGATGGTCGCCCCTGCATTCGCGCAGAACCAGGCCCCCGCGCCGACGCCGAACCTTCCGGACGCTCCGAAGGCGGCTTCCGCCTCCGCGCCGGTGAATGGCGGTGTGATGAGCGTGGACTACAGCAAGCCGAAGACCTACTGGTTCAACCCGGTCGGTACTTACTCGGAGCGCAAAGTTCCAGCGCCGAATTTCGCAAACACCGCGCGGGTTGACTCGGTGATGCGCGACGGCAAAATCTATCTCTCGATGAGCGACGCCCTTGCGCTCGCGCTCGAGAACAACCTCGATATCGCGATTGCGCGCTATAACCTTCCTATCGCCGACACGGATATCCTCTCGACCAAGGCTGGTTCGGCGGCACGCGGCGTGAACGCCGGCGTGGTGCAGAATACGCCCGGTGGCGGCGTGGGTGGAATTGGGGCCAGCAGCACGGGTGGCGGCGCCGGCGGCACGACGGCCGGAGCAGGCGGCGTGGGTACTGGTATAGGTGGCATCGTCGCCAGCACGACAGGCGCGGGCTCCACGGTGGGCAACTACGATCCGTTTATCACTGGCAATGTTCAGGGTGAACACACGCGTGCCGTAGTGACGACTAGTTACATCCCGGTACCGTTCATCGTGCAGAACAACACGACGTACAACTTTAACTATGCGCAGTCGTGGTACACCGGTACGTCGGCGAACATTGGCTGGCAGAACACTCGCCAGGCCGGTGGATTGAACGTGCTGGATCCCTACCTCAATAGCACCTTCCGCTTCACGCTGACGCAGCACTTGCTGCAAGGCTTCGGACTTGGGCCGAATATGCGATTCATTCGCATCGCCCAGAACGATAAGAAAATCACCGACAGCGCGTTCCGGCAGCAGGTCCGTGAGACGGTTTCGCAGATCCAGAACATCTACTGGGACCTGGTTGCGGCCTACGAAGACGTAAAAGTGAAGCAGCGCGCTCTTGAATTTGCGCAGCGCACCTTCTCCGACAATCAGAAGCAGGTGCAGATTGGCACCCTGGCTCCGATTGAAGTGGTGCACGCACAGAGCACGGTGTCGACCGCGCAGCAGGACCTGATCGTTTCGCAGACGAGCCTTCAGCTGCAGCAGTTGCTGATGAAGAATGCGATCACCCGTAACATGGGCGATCCGATTCTCGCGGCGGCGGAAGTGATTCCAACCGACACGATGCAGGTGGATGCCAACGAGGTCGACGCTTCGGTGGACGAGTTGATCAAGACGGCGCAGGAACACAGCCCGGAAATCGAGCAGGCGCAGATTGACTTGAAGAACCGCGAAATCACCATGAAGTCGACGAAGAACGCGCTGCTGCCCTCGTTGGACGCCTACGGGTTCTACGGGGCGGCTGGTAACGCTGGAGAGCCAATCCCCGGAGCGGGCAGCACGATTAACCCGTCCGGCTACGGCGATGCTCTTGGTCACCTCGTGGACAGCTCCTCGCCGGACAAAGGTCTCGGTGTGACTCTTACTATCCCGATCCGCAACCGCGCGGCGCAGGCCACGCAGGTTCGGTCGCAGCTGGAATTCCGCCAAGCGCAGATGCGTTTGCAGCAGCTGTTTAACCAGGTAAACATCCAGGTGCGCAACGCGGCGTTTGCGGTGCAACAGGACCGCGCCCGCGTGAAGGCCGCGCAGGCCAGCCGCGAATATGCGTTGCAGAGCCTTGAGGCCGAGCAGAAGAAGTACGCTCTCGGTGCGTCCACGAGCACGCTGGTACTGCAGAACCAGAGCGGGTTCGAAAACGCCGAGAACTTACTGGTTTCGGCGCTCACCGCCTATGAGAAGCACAAGGTCGAACTGGATCGTGTGACATCGCAGACGCTGGACAAGAACCGAATCGAACTGGCCGACAGCACCAAGGGCGTGGTAAACACCGCGCCGCAAGTGCCGGGGGTGATCAAGATCACCTCGGACGTCAACAACCCGGCGAACGAGCCACAGCACCCAGCGCCGCCGC
This window encodes:
- a CDS encoding aldehyde dehydrogenase family protein; this translates as MATDTKIAAPVLISTNPATGETVGTYSCTSVDEVHEAVDIARRAQPAWAALGVQKRVAIIRRFRKLLNQQAGEVAELITREAGKPIPEAMGAEILVVQDAAEFVARHAAEILQPQPVPHSNPAMKTKRGTLHHEPHGVIGIISPWNYPFSIPSTETLAALVLGNAVVLKPSELTPACALKLQSLLHEAGVPKEIMQVVLGEGPVGAALIDSKIDKIIFTGSVATGRRVSVAAAQKLLPCVLELGGKDPFIVFDDADLDVASSGAVWGAFMNAGQTCLSVERCYVQRSVFEKFVNMCVKKAQALKVGDGFDRDTDVGPMIDTRQLRIVESQVADALDKGAKVLTGGERLTQLGPNFYAPTVLTNVTPDMKLMREETFGPLLPVIPFDTDEQAISMANESEFGLAASVWTNSRSRGEAVAGKIEAGTVMVNDAISGFGICEAPHGGFKASGIGRTHGLLGMQEMVRVRYVDVDRVVMKKPWWYGYKGMYREQIHGFADMMFGHSPAKRIKGALNSTKILTRPKL
- a CDS encoding amidohydrolase, whose amino-acid sequence is MKRELLAVLLTATALMAADKKENKSAPQEADAIYYNANVYVAPSKAAAETQSTHDENTAKPSSPAPRPRAFAVKDGKFLAIGTDKEIWIYKGKKTTLVDLKGQFVMPGFNDAHVHLGDGGREMLNVELAGTKSLDEMKQRIAERVKSAAPGEWILGGGWDQTKWTENKLPTRKDLDAVTAGHPAFFDRADGHIAVANSAAITAAKVDKSTTAPAGGAIDHDAKGEPTGIFREGAKGLISSIIPPPTPTQRRKGIELALEDAAQHGITSLQDNSPWEDFLVYEELESEGKLTARIAEWLPFTAELNTLDQHRSHHPGSDPMLHTTMLKGFMDGSLGSRTAALQRPYEDDPTNKGLPQFDQETLNKLADERIAAGYQLGFHAIGDEGVQMALDAFAEAQRYLRDHNQNGRDLHDLRFRIEHSQVLSSDQFQRYKELGVIASMQPNHLLTDMNWALDRLGTARARYSYAWRDFLDAGVPLAFGTDYPVEPITPFRGLYAAVTRQNEAMNREFFPVQKITIDEAIAAYTEGAAYAQFEESLKGRIAPGMYADFVVLDRDITDIRPHDILGTQVLRTVVGGKTVYEVE
- a CDS encoding M20/M25/M40 family metallo-hydrolase, which translates into the protein MSAVEPLRVEATSKRGRLSETQWARSAQQRVVRLAQLQVVHDAFDWLHRKEFQLQERQIELAKIPAPPFGEAARADWLQFRFRELGLKDIHTDAVGNVLAILPGANTSAGYVSISAHLDTVFPAETKLDIKRDRDRMVGPGISDNAAGVVAMLAIAGAIKDGRIRPSAPILFIGNVGEEGEGNLRGVRHIFDDTRWKDAIEFSIILDGAGTDSIIAEGLGSRRYEVRVNGPGGHSWSDFGAPNPIVILSKIIQEFSATSLPSKPKTTYNIGVIQGGTSVNSIPEMACMRVDLRSVAVAEIERLEEALRRAADSAKTRDVEIEIRTIGDRPAGELKSDSPMLAMVRAVDAHLSITSRIQRASTDANIPLSQGREAIALGAGGTGAGAHTLHEWFDPYGREVGLKRILLLTLALTGIDE
- the truA gene encoding tRNA pseudouridine(38-40) synthase TruA, with the translated sequence MPRNFKITLAYDGHEFHGWQIQPGKPTIQGTLAETIERITGEQTLPQGSGRTDAGVHALGQVASVALQTPIPADGLHIALNDKLPPSIRALTVGEAAPDFHARHSAKGKTYRYRIYRAAICSPFLAHYVWHYPWRLDESVMQSATAFIQGEHDFTSFAASDPDRAQRIRDAEDEDGPSNVRTIYDAVWRTEGHELIFEVRGNGFLHHMVRNLVGTFVDFGKWQHPAESMAKILREKSRSAAGPAAPASGLYLVNVEY